A genomic segment from Ornithorhynchus anatinus isolate Pmale09 chromosome 16, mOrnAna1.pri.v4, whole genome shotgun sequence encodes:
- the TEKT2 gene encoding tektin-2, with amino-acid sequence MLSVKPGPRFTVPDWQTSNFLLSSNAERQRDAAYQIRQEARTLRNETNSQTKWDEHDNRTRLEERMESIKRWKEALDKCLAEIDAEIDALSKVKEAAERALQAKGLPLDVAIECLTLRESRRDIDVVKDSVEDELHKEVELIDGIKKTLQGRIDEAFEQLCLLQEARQQLNFDHRNKMEALEIDRVCHSLNVNSPNISLKVNPTRVPTGSTTPQQWDEFSQYNKDRAEAEIKASMELREAIALTIAGTDNELEAQRVMAEFAFRKRMREMEKAYDELRWQEKNILEEISGMEEDIRRLEEDLRRKMDNLKLAHTRLETRTYRPNVDLCRDQVQYGLTDEVHQLEGTVAVLKQKLAQSKDALDALYKHLARVQADIICKANSLQLDNKCMDTRRKLTVPAEKYVPEMDTFNRTTNRTLPPVKSYQLELA; translated from the exons ATGTTGAGCGTCAAGCCGGGGCCGCGCTTCACTGTCCCCGATTGGCAGACGAGCAACTTCCTGCTCTCCAGCAATGCGGAGCGCCAGCGGGATGCCGCCTATCAGATCCGCCAGGAGGCCCGGACTCTCCGAAATGAGACCAACAgccag ACCAAATGGGACGAACATGACAACCGGACCCGCCTGGAGGAGCGGATGGAGAGCATCAAACGTTGGAAAGAGGCTCTGGACAAGTGCCTGGCGGAGATTGATGCTGAGATTGATGCTCTGAGCAAG gTGAAGGAGGCGGCAGAACGGGCCCTGCAGGCCAAAGGCCTGCCCCTGGACGTGGCCATCGAGTGCCTGACTCTGCGGGAGAGTCGGAGGGACATTGACGTAGTCAAGGACTCTGTGGAGGACGAGCTGCATAAGGAGGTGGAATTGATCGACGGGATTAAGAAGACCTTGCAAGGCAGGATTGACGAGGCCTTCGAGCAGCTGTG ccTTCTGCAGGAAGCCCGACAGCAACTCAACTTTGACCACCGAAATAAGATGGAGGCCCTAGAGATCGATCGTGTTTGCCATTCACTCAACGTCAACTCCCCCAATATCTCCCTGAAGGTCAACCCCACCCGGGTGCCCACAGG ATCGACAACGCCGCAGCAGTGGGACGAATTCAGTCAGTACAACAAGGACCGGGCGGAAGCCGAGATAAAGGCGTCGATGGAACTGCGAGAGGCCATCGCCCTGACCATCGCTGGG ACCGATAACGAGTTGGAAGCCCAGCGTGTGATGGCTGAATTCGCCTTCCGGAAGAGAATGCGGGAGATGGAGAAAGCCTACGATGAACTCAGATGGCAGGAGAAGAAC ATCCTGGAAGAGATCTCAGGCATGGAGGAGGACATCCGCAGGCTGGAGGAGGATCTGCGCAGGAAGATGGACAACCTGAAGCTGGCCCACACGAGACTGGAGACGCGCACCTACCGGCCCAACGTGGACCTCTGCCGGGACCAG GTGCAGTACGGCCTGACGGATGAGGTTCACCAGCTGGAGGGAACCGTCGCTGTGCTGAAGCAGAAGCTGGCACAGTCCAA GGATGCCCTGGATGCCCTGTACAAACACCTGGCCCGAGTGCAGGCCGACATCATCTGCAAGGCCAATTCGCTGCAGCTGGACAACAAGTGCATGGACACCCGCCGGAAGCTGACCGTGCCGGCCGAGAAGTACGTGCCCGAGATGGACACTTTCAACCGAACCACCAACCGCACTCTACCCCCCGTTAAGAGCTACCAGTTGGAGCTGGCTTAA